CGTTCCCCTCTTGGCCGGTGGTTCCTCCCTCATCGGCTACGGCTATGACATGGGGGATTTCCTCCGTTGGAAGCTCCACTACACGCCCATGGCCATCCATACCTCGGTCCTCTTTGTCCTCCTTTCCCTCGGGCTGTTGAACGCCCGCCCCGGTTTCCAATTCCGCCGGTGGATGACCAGTTCCACGCCCGGGGGAAGGACGGTGCGGATCCTCCTTCCGGGATTGGTCCTGTTCACCCTGGTGTTGGGAAGGTCGATCCAAATGGGTTTTGACGCGGGCTATTACAACCTGCCCTTCGCCCTGGCCCTTTTCTCCGTCTGTAACATCGCCTTGATGGGCGCCTTGATCCTATGGAGCGCCGGCCGGTTCGTCCGGTCCGATGAGCGCCGGGAGAAGGCCGAGAGGGACATCCTGGATTCCCAGCAGCTGCTCTTGTCGGTCGTGGAGAACATCCCCACCGCCCTGTTCCTCCGGGACGCCCAGGACGCGACCATCCAAATGGTGAACCACGCCGCCGAGGATGTCCTGGGACTGGACCCCCTGAAGGTCCTGGGAAAAAGCATCTTCGACATCTACCCAAGGGACCAGGCGGAATTCTTCCGGTCCACCGATGACGACTTGGTCCGGCATGGCGGGGTCATGGACATTCCCGAAGTGAACGTCTCGATCCCCGGCAAGGGCGACCGTCTGCTCCATACCCGCAAGGTCCTCATCCGGGGGCAGGATGGGACCCCGAGGTTCTTCATGGGCCTGTCCGAGGACATCACCGAACGGACGAAGGCCGAGGAAAATCAGCGGCTCCTGGCCAGCGTCCTGGAGCAGACCTCCGATGGCGTGGTGGTCGTGGACCTGGAGGGCAATCTCCTCCAATGGAACCGGGGGGCGGAAAGGCTCCTGGGTTACCGGGCCGGGGAGATCCTGGGCAGGAACAGCCGCATCCTGGAGCCCGATGATCGGATCGGAGAGACCACGTCGAAACGCCAGAGGATCCTCGAACATGGCCAAACCCTCCATTACGACACCCTGCGCAAGCGGAAGGACGGAAAGCTGGTCCATTTGTCCGTCAGTTCCACGCCCTTAAGGGACGGGGCGGGGAACCTCAAGGGTTATTCGGCCATTTACCGGGACATTACCGCCCTCAAGAACGAGGAACGAAAGCTCCGGGAAAGCGAGGCCAAGTACCGGGAGATCTACGACAACTCCATCGAGGGCATCTTCCGGACGGATTTCCTCGGGAAAGGCCTGCAGGCGAACATGGCCTTTGCCCAAATGCTCGGCTATGGCTCCCCCGAAGAGGCCGTTGGTTCCATCCGGGAAACGGCCCGCGACCTTTGGGCCGAGCCTTCGGACCGGGCCCGCTTCATCGAGCTCCTGCAAAGGGACGGGTTCGTGAAGGGGTTGGAGGCCCTCTGGAAACGGAAGGACGGCGATGTGATCTGGGTGAAACTCAACGCGAAATTGACCTTGGACGCGAGCGGAGCCGCCCTTTATATCGACGGTTTCATCTCGGATATCACCGAACAGAAACGGCTGCTCCTGGCCCGGGAGAAGCTCGAGGAACAGCTGCGGGTCTCGCAAAAGATGGAGGCCATCGGCACCCTGGCGGGGGGCGTGGCCCACGACTTCAACAATATCCTGGCGGTCATCCTGAGCTATACCGGCTTCGTCCTGGATGAAACGGGGAACGACGATCCCAAGAAAGGGGACCTGCTGGAGATCAAGAACGCCGCCGAAAGGGCCGCGGTGCTGACCCGCCAACTCCTGGCCTTCGGGCATAAGCAGATGGTGCGACCGGTGTCCTTGGACCTGAACGAGGTCACCCGGGGCCTGGAAAAGATGCTCCGGCGGATCTTGGGCGAGGATATCGAATTCTCCCTCGACCTAGCCCCCGGTCTGGGGAAGGTCCTGGCCGATCCCGGGCAGATGGAACAGGTGCTCATGAACCTGGTGGTCAATGCCCGGGACGCTATGCCCGAGGGTGGAGAACTCACCATCGCCACCGCCGACCA
This genomic stretch from bacterium harbors:
- a CDS encoding PAS domain S-box protein produces the protein MDNAEKGPIARIFTRLPGFAAVTAILVGMAVALGWFFGWEGVRRVVPGFIEMRFNTALGFVLSGVALGSSCFSSLRRGLRALSNACAGLVVLLGLLTLLEYWTGADLGIDQWMVRDVADYPGDLPGRMAFHAAFSFVPLGAALLLLDRNGHRAGRWVQILALVPLLAGGSSLIGYGYDMGDFLRWKLHYTPMAIHTSVLFVLLSLGLLNARPGFQFRRWMTSSTPGGRTVRILLPGLVLFTLVLGRSIQMGFDAGYYNLPFALALFSVCNIALMGALILWSAGRFVRSDERREKAERDILDSQQLLLSVVENIPTALFLRDAQDATIQMVNHAAEDVLGLDPLKVLGKSIFDIYPRDQAEFFRSTDDDLVRHGGVMDIPEVNVSIPGKGDRLLHTRKVLIRGQDGTPRFFMGLSEDITERTKAEENQRLLASVLEQTSDGVVVVDLEGNLLQWNRGAERLLGYRAGEILGRNSRILEPDDRIGETTSKRQRILEHGQTLHYDTLRKRKDGKLVHLSVSSTPLRDGAGNLKGYSAIYRDITALKNEERKLRESEAKYREIYDNSIEGIFRTDFLGKGLQANMAFAQMLGYGSPEEAVGSIRETARDLWAEPSDRARFIELLQRDGFVKGLEALWKRKDGDVIWVKLNAKLTLDASGAALYIDGFISDITEQKRLLLAREKLEEQLRVSQKMEAIGTLAGGVAHDFNNILAVILSYTGFVLDETGNDDPKKGDLLEIKNAAERAAVLTRQLLAFGHKQMVRPVSLDLNEVTRGLEKMLRRILGEDIEFSLDLAPGLGKVLADPGQMEQVLMNLVVNARDAMPEGGELTIATADQELGVEGASALGIPPGRYVLLTVSDTGSGMEDKVKTRIFEPFFTTKPKGKGTGLGLSTVYGIVQQSKGGILLESALGKGTTFRIFLPCDLSGKGTDEAAAPAPGAARGQGTILLVEDETALLQATRRALESAGYRVLTAPNGERAIRISEEFPGVIDLLLTDVVMPGKDGVTAGREIVAKRPGLSILYMSGYSDQNGARREVLEPGHHFIGKPFTLQALTSKVQEALAKGTPAVPGSPGR